The Toxorhynchites rutilus septentrionalis strain SRP chromosome 1, ASM2978413v1, whole genome shotgun sequence genome contains the following window.
aaaatcttaaaattctgtatgaaacacaACAAAATTGTAATCTtcatctacagattcttggtttaaaAAGTCTAAaatatctgtagaaatacaTATTATTATGtggatatggtaaccctgttaGAGATGCATTGATCGGTGCTTGCTTACTGGCTGCTGTTAAATCCATGAAACActgctttatcatcttggctcaggaaatACACCTTAATCGGTCCCAGAATCAAAGCTAAGCAGTGATTAAGACTACTTAAACATTTAACACTTTATTACACACAAacgggtgaactttttttttgtcgtgtaatcagagcacgctttgttttacatgtcaaaaatcgaaacgCAAGTCATTAAGTTGTTTCCGAAATGTCGCGGATTGGTTTggaaactaaaaagaaaattctgcacAATTGGTGCACCGTAGATGTTGTTAAATATcacaaaatagtaaaaaaaatcagagtTTGTCCAGAAAGTGCTGAACTAATCGTCACAAAGTTCGATAATGAGTGTTCTTTCAAGGATTTCAgcagaagtggacgaaaacccGGACCAAGTAATTCCGAATTGGACTGAAAAGTTATTattaaattatattcagaagaaCAGGTCTGCATCTATACGTGATTTGGCCAAGAAGTTCAAAACCAGTGTTGGGATGATTCAGCGGGTTAAACATGGTCTAAGGACCTATAAAGAGCAAAAAGTGGTCGAAAAAACAGCGAAGCTGCAAGATCGCGCTATAACACTAGCTCGAAAGCTATATGAGCGTATTTGAACAATCCCAACCAGTGCAttctcatggatgacgaaacatacgtcaaagAAGATTCCAGGAGTTCGTgaaattttttcacaaaagggacgataaatgctcaaatttatgtatatgaatatgaatgtttgaataaGAGATTGCTTCCACTTTATAGAAAGTACGAGGTTCCTCCTCTATTCTGGTCGGATTTGGCATCGGTACATTATGCCAAATCCACTCTACAATGGTTttcggaaaacaacatcatgttcgTCGGAACAATaggtttaattttttcatttcattgctatgtaaacttaatattctttcataaaattcacttttgtaaacactttatgaacgttttcagttttattttgatgtttgaaagtttAAGACTATTTTTCGATTCACTCCTTAGCTGCTCAAGCATATCTATGATCgtctaataaaaaatactcaggTATTGCCGAGAAATAATAACTTATTTATTGCACGCTTATAAAGCACGTTTATTCTCCTCGCTTCCAATCTAAATTGTCAAACCTATCTTCTGTTAGGGCTGTACTCAGGTTTGTATATTTCTCCTCTCAGGGTCGTACTCAGATACCACAGGACCATTGGGCGATTTTTTCCAAGCCGAAGACTTCCATGTGTGTTAAACGGAAGTCTGACCCAAAATCCAGACCTCACCTAATGGCAATCGCTACGCAACTACCTTGTTGCGCTTGAATGAGCTGGCTGCAAGGATGCcaactattttcaaaaatcaggaagaattaaATAAAAGTCAGGATAAATcgggatagctcatattgggttgtcggGGAAGTTCGTGCCAATTTTTGAGTAAacagaaacatatttttttataggaACACATCAATGagatacatatagaggtggagtaGTAGGCGAAGTCGAGACGAGACCATGATGGTTTCCTAGAAGCCTGGGTGATGGGAGGACTGTTGCAGCTGGTATCAGTTTCGATTGGTTACCAATGATGCAGCCCCTATTGCAATGGGCTTGGTAGTTTAGTGGGAGAAGAGTCAGGTTTGGAACCAATGGCTACTACAGGAGTGGAGGGGAAATGGAATACCAACTGGTGGTCTTATGTGTAGTTTCACAATTTTGCGCAGTTATGGTTGGCAATTTTGATCAGATCACATGCATTTGTGTCGTGGGTTTTGCCACACATGATACAGTGCTCGGTCATTAGGCAGTTCTTTGCTCATTTCGTTcatgaacttgtatttcacgtACTGGGCATCGACTAGTAGCGGTCCCACTAGACCACGATGAGCGTGAGCACCAGAATGGTCTATAGGTCCTTCATCGATGTTGAATGCTTTTCTAGAAAGACCATGTACAGTTGATTTCGAAACGCTCGGGATGTGTCGTATCGCTTCATTTTATGTACCTGAATCTGCTTGATTCCAACTTTCTTTTGCAGGACTTCGACATCTATGTCACGGAGATCACGCAGATGAATAGTTTGTCGTAGCTGTAATATTCGTGATGCGATGTTTTTCGATATCGTGGCTGAAATATTCGCAGCTTCGATGACAGTGACATTACAAAAAGATCTTCTATGAAAACTTTCTTTCTATTATCTACCCCCCAAAGACCCAAAAGAAACACCAATCTATTTCCATATCTTGttattttatatgtttttatCAAGCTATATGTCGAATCTCGTTCAAACTCTCCACTGTTCCGGTGAGGAAAATGAACAAAGCTAGCACCAAGATGAGTAGATTTTTGACCCAAATAACGAATCCAATTTTACTCCCGCCGACCGCGCTCCCGTCGGTGGGCTGCTGCGGAAATTCACACTCGCTCTCAGCCAGTCCCAGAATCAGTTCTAGCACCGGTGGGAACACGAGCGCAAGTGCGGTGGAGCAGAGTGCCCCGATGAGCGAAATCAGTGCGCCAACGTTTAGGATGCTCTCTGCAACGGCAACTGGAAGAATAGAGTGTTTACATCAATAGTTTTGGTTTCAGTTCCAAAGTATTAGTCTCAACACCGGCTTACATGTAATCAGTACTAtcagagtccgaaacagcagTTCTACTCGAATCGGATGCTTCGCACTGTAGCTTATCCTGGCGAGAACCCACGGCAGCATGATCTGAATTGCCACGAAGAACTGCAACGCGTAACCTAGCAGTATTCCCAGCGAAACCATCACTTTCACACTTTGCGCCAGAATCTCCCCCTTTGGAAGATTCAGCGTCAGACTGCTCTGTACATCGTCACCCCATTTGAGATATCCAAGGAAACCGAGCGAAGCGAAGATGAAGGTAACGATGGCCATTCCAACGTTCAACACACCCAGCGGTCGCCCGAAGTCGGTCGGAGTTTTCATAGCGTTCTGCAGTGGTAGCACCAGAGCGATTCCTTCGAAGGCGAAAATGGCGGTACCGAAGTACAGTGGGAGCTGATGGAGACTGGAGAAATACGGGCGTTCCCCGATCGGTGGAAGCTCCTGAACCGCGTAGTACGCGGTTATGCAGATTCCGAGGATCATGCAGGCGTTCGCTAGGGTCATACACCACGCAAGGTATTTGAGGTTGCGGATAAGTGAAGGCAGCAGGATTGGTACCAGAATAATGAGCATGTGTAATCGCACGTCCAGATGTATCCCGTAGTAGTCATAAATCTGCGAATTGAGGGGGAAATATCTTCACACACGTTCGAACTATTCAACGCAACTCACGTGTTTCAGGTTGTTACTGATGAAGCCAAAATACACCGTGCAGAAGCCGAGTTGGGTAACACAGATGAACACATTCACTGCCAAGCGCATCACCCGGGACCACCCTCGCATCCGCACCGGCCCATGCTCGAAGCAAAGCTCAACCGTCTCGGCAAAGTCTGGCAATTGGTTGGCGTTAGACTGTTTGGATTTCATCTTGGCTGCGCACTTCAGCTGCAATGCATCGGGAGGAGAGAGTGAGATGGTAGAGCGTCGTGTCTATTCATAGCAAGTGTCAACGGCCAGATGAATTATTTTCTGTTGATGTTTACCTACCAGCAAGTGTTGACTGTGGACACAGGTTATCCCCAGCAGGACAGTCAAAATTGGCGCCACAACAATGCCGCCATTCATGAAAGCTTGTCCCATGGCGTACAGACCCGGCCCGACGTTCCCTTTGAAAATGTGCATGATTGTTTCAAGATAGGAGGTTGGATGATCTGATTCTATTCCATGACCACCTCCACCTACTCCTGCTCCACCTGCACCACCACTTTGACCGTTTACGCCGGACGCGTCATGTCTTCCCTTTCGTGGCACTTTGGCGCCTTCGGGATCACTTAATTCGAACGCTCGATTTATTTCACCTCCACCGTTGGCGCCGTTCCGCTGAATAACGTCCAATCCGATGGCGGTCTGCTGCGGCTCAATCGGGTTTGTCATCTTACTGTGGCAAATATAGcattgcggataaattatttatatgccGGCTGGAGGGTAATGAGCAATCATCAATTGAGTAATCGAATGGGATTCTATGCATGATACTAGTAATATATATAGCTAGTGTCGGATCTGTATTTTAGAGCCCGCTGTGGCGTCTTGGTTGGGGCCCGAAAAATTGGCAGTATTCGTTCTCGATAAATACACAAAAATGCGATGCGCAAATGGAGGCAAACACGTACATCTGGTTGTCAAAAAACGGAAAAAGACGTTGTCATAGCGGTTTTTTTCCTCGGTGACCATTGAGCCAAAACGTTTCTGCGTCAATAGCAAAGTCTACGCTGTTCTTCTGAATAGTTAGTTATTTCTACAACAATGTGTCACATATTAGTTGAGGGGAATTATTGTTTGGCAGCCAGACGAAAAATATATCGTAATTATAGATTTATCCATATATCAGGTGTCCAAATTTGCGATCCACTTTTTAGTCAAAATCTGAGaataattgcaaaaaaaaaaaagcaaaaaggaAAAAAGCAAAAAGTACTAATTTTTATGGAATATACTCAGAAAAGCAAAAAAACGTTTCTGCGTCAATAGCAAAGTCTACGCTGTTCTTCTGAATAGTTAGTTATTTCTACAACAATGTGTCACATATTAGTTGAGGGGAAATATTGTTTGGCAGCCAGACGAAAAATATATCGTAATTATAGATTTATCCATATATCAGGTGTCCAAATTTGCGATCCACTTTTTAGTCAAAATCTGAGaataattgcaaaaaaaaagcaaaaagcaAAAAAGCAAAAAGTACTAATTTTTATGGAATATACTcagaaaagcaaaaaaaaaaaggaatcatTAAGAGGTTCGTTTTTCATTTCCGAATAAAACACAGAAAATGCATAAAATGGTGAGTTTCTGAAGATAGTTTCATGCAAAGCTGGTCGCGACTACATTTGAGGTGGTTCATACAAAAGGTTAAATTTTGTACCACTTTTTGGAGCATTTCAGCTGGTTACTGGAATTTCAGAGTATCTGGAAAATGATCCACTCTGTCATGCCTGACATCAGAGGGTGGAACATACGCTCGCTTCGAAGTGGATGGTTTCTTTGTGGTGATCATACGTGGGCGACCGGGAGTTTTGCAAAACATCTGGGCTTGATAGAATTTCGTAACCTCAGTCCGCAAGCTTGGTAAATGAATGTTCAAATGAGGATTCCGAAaaagtctgatttttttttatatttttaaattcagtAGACTTCGGCTCAGTTTTGTTTGCGGATCCAGTGAACTTTCCGGGTCCTCCAAGTAGGCTTGACACATTTGACTGTTTTTTATCTATCGTTTTCtttttgttcttcaatttcCTGGTCATTTTAGTATTCACCATCGCTCCCGAAGCCGTCTTCAGGATCTACTTCGCCCTGCTTCTACCGTGCTGGAAATCAAACCAAAAATAGACTCAATTTCTGCAAACCAAATGTATCCGATGTTAATTTTCAGTAGAGTACACTTCAGCAGGAGTCTAACTTTTTTCGCTCAACTGCCCAACACAGCCTCAAGGCGGGTGTTGCCGTTTGTTTTTGTGAACAAGAAAAAACACTTTCCTTAAGCAATCGCTTAAactgaaataaagggtgtgtcacatcaaattgcatcacggaaaaaaacgctgtagaaattcgcccagtagaccgatcctttcgaaaattttagacagtaaaataaaaactattaaacaacttttggcattttctttttattcatacttcgagcccaagcccgtatgctcgcaccttcctctttaccctgtccataaggttctgtacaacgccaggttgtaattttttttgaacagaaatccattttctcttgaagtccgcctccgatttgacaacttttgggttcttccggagggcctgcttcataatcgcccaatatttctctattggacgaagctccggcgcgttgggcgggttcatttcctttggcacgaaggtgaccccgttggcttcgtaccactccaacacgtcctttgaatagtggcacgaagcgagatccggccagaagatggtcgggccctcgtgctgctccaatagtggtagtaagcgcttctgtaggcactccttaaggtaaacctgcccgtttaccgtgccggtcatcacgaagggggcgctccgctttccgcaagagcaaatcgcttgccacaccatgtactttttggcaaacttggatagtttctgcttacgaatctcctccggaacgctgaatttgtcctctgcggagaagaacaacaggcccggcagctgacgaaagtccgctttgacgtaggtttcgtcgtccattaccaggcaatgaacttgacaaattgagcttattggcgacatctcggaccgaacttctcggatcacgtctaaactgcttaactacgcgcttgtgatctttttcactgacggagcatccatttttgccgttcttcaccttccggtcaatggttaggttctcgatgtatcgttttagtactctgctggccgtggattgaacgattaccagcatcttaccgatgtcccgatgtgacaactccggattctcgaaatgagtgcacaggattaattcacgacgctctttttcgttcgacgacatttttccaaatttacgaaaaatttacagtgaagcatggccaacgtgatctatacactcttatctgattataatcgaaagctgaagatataattccttaaaattaaatttctacagcgttttttccgtgatgcaatttgatgtgacacaccctttatttatttcagATGAATTTTATGTTTACACAATAAAGAAAATGAATCTTACAAAATTCAGTGTTGCTTCAGTACTTCTTGTGTGCACGGTAGACTAGCTCAACTTTCGTTCTATGGACTACAAGCGTGAGATCTCATTATTCCCATGTCGTTTATCATATCGTTGTTTTTAAGTTCAActtacaattaataaaatgattaTATATTGCGGAATCCACCAACTTGTAAACTGCGCGGGTTGAAGTCCTAACCTAGATTCAATTTCTGAATTAATTACGGGCAACGATATATTTTAGTTGTTATCTTACGCTTCCTGATATGCAAATATACAAATATGCGACAACTGTAAATATTTTAAAACTAGCGATAATTCACTACTTGTTAATAAACCAATTCAATTTAACTCGTAACTATTGCGGGATTGTTTTGCACCACCTCGTGAAGTTTGTTCTTATTTATTTATGTTACTTCTTTTTCATCTTCATTTTCTTATCTTCAACCGTAATTTTTCCTGTCACCTACATGACCCACTTTTTGGCAGGGTCTGTTAACGACGTTCTTGCAGTGAACAGGGTGA
Protein-coding sequences here:
- the LOC129762480 gene encoding proton-coupled amino acid transporter-like protein CG1139 isoform X2; the protein is MTNPIEPQQTAIGLDVIQRNGANGGGEINRAFELSDPEGAKVPRKGRHDASGVNGQSGGAGGAGVGGGGHGIESDHPTSYLETIMHIFKGNVGPGLYAMGQAFMNGGIVVAPILTVLLGITCVHSQHLLLKCAAKMKSKQSNANQLPDFAETVELCFEHGPVRMRGWSRVMRLAVNVFICVTQLGFCTVYFGFISNNLKHIYDYYGIHLDVRLHMLIILVPILLPSLIRNLKYLAWCMTLANACMILGICITAYYAVQELPPIGERPYFSSLHQLPLYFGTAIFAFEGIALVLPLQNAMKTPTDFGRPLGVLNVGMAIVTFIFASLGFLGYLKWGDDVQSSLTLNLPKGEILAQSVKVMVSLGILLGYALQFFVAIQIMLPWVLARISYSAKHPIRVELLFRTLIVLITFAVAESILNVGALISLIGALCSTALALVFPPVLELILGLAESECEFPQQPTDGSAVGGSKIGFVIWVKNLLILVLALFIFLTGTVESLNEIRHIA
- the LOC129762480 gene encoding proton-coupled amino acid transporter-like protein CG1139 isoform X1 translates to MCRPHVQAGGCAKIRICAINTDQVNKMTNPIEPQQTAIGLDVIQRNGANGGGEINRAFELSDPEGAKVPRKGRHDASGVNGQSGGAGGAGVGGGGHGIESDHPTSYLETIMHIFKGNVGPGLYAMGQAFMNGGIVVAPILTVLLGITCVHSQHLLLKCAAKMKSKQSNANQLPDFAETVELCFEHGPVRMRGWSRVMRLAVNVFICVTQLGFCTVYFGFISNNLKHIYDYYGIHLDVRLHMLIILVPILLPSLIRNLKYLAWCMTLANACMILGICITAYYAVQELPPIGERPYFSSLHQLPLYFGTAIFAFEGIALVLPLQNAMKTPTDFGRPLGVLNVGMAIVTFIFASLGFLGYLKWGDDVQSSLTLNLPKGEILAQSVKVMVSLGILLGYALQFFVAIQIMLPWVLARISYSAKHPIRVELLFRTLIVLITFAVAESILNVGALISLIGALCSTALALVFPPVLELILGLAESECEFPQQPTDGSAVGGSKIGFVIWVKNLLILVLALFIFLTGTVESLNEIRHIA